In Acropora muricata isolate sample 2 chromosome 11, ASM3666990v1, whole genome shotgun sequence, one DNA window encodes the following:
- the LOC136890375 gene encoding carnitine O-acetyltransferase-like, whose translation MYRLCSSHLVFRKVFYARRDCLTLLSTTTDIVDGSENRTSILSKDAKDSLSKTDLQTKVLQWDEKLPIPDPPPLSRLVEHLLRRRLTCNAKGFKVALNKFLVRASSRALGFQGAHERLCAQHHDDPIQNCWYAPANHGDTFGIRHDEIYFHEDIIPSQPVTSYAVLIRGSPWDAGTSVDGGIGEHFVSRDDSSKSSKNVTINRAVSLIHGLMKAREFYTSGEFTQDTMKSRALSMQWYNYIFSCSMQFLPGSIERHKAPDSLSRHIVVMVRGNMYKVELIRSDEEGFERIIPSSQLKQQIENILQTDAQREPATPIAVLTSMTPSQRCQEVQRLKCLSQRNRTNLSVLRDALFVVAIDPDDFPRTANEAMFALHSGNFVNRWYDKSVQLIVFGNGVAGFVNNYLAGMTGTVGTNFVRIAVENERMRDESTAEDTDDTTIWPEPYPIIWDDTADGYFERKVTSTINASRRSGPFKPLSQDVFRICPGFSFDELCKTQGVTPGGAFQAGMQLALAKISGRYMSMNEVVSIRHFRFGGMTFMDSSMADMKEFIAKALQSGDSIQNMTNQERLSLKCLLKKAIESYKNEVLAYKKGEISLWHLDSLYRNMGLVNRLPFRNYPELDLKTKLKQLVTVVLRSRLINILPPQVAENVTSNPCWYPEIEAIGRPGVKCILPPTSMALHYMFGRNAISITVNANAGHPCYKNEEKFVVELERCLQFVKDLLNTE comes from the exons ATGTATCGTTTGTGTAGTTCACATCTGGTCTTCAGAAAGGTGTTTTATGCAAGACGCGACTGTCTAACACTCTTGTCGACAACAACCGACATTGTGGATGGTTCAGAGAACAGGACCAGCATATTATCAAAGGATGCTAAG GATTCTTTGAGTAAAACGGACTtacaaacaaaagttttgcagtGGGACGAAAAGCTGCCAATTCCCGACCCTCCTCCACTAAGCAGGCTGGTGGAACATCTTTTGAGGAGGCGACTTACCTGTAACGCAAAGGGTTTCAAGGTTGCTTTGAACAAATTTCTTGTTCGAGCTAGCAGCCGTGCTCTGGGGTTTCAGGGAGCACATGAAAG GTTGTGTGCTCAACACCATGATGACCCCATACAAAATTGTTGGTACGCTCCTGCAAATCATGGCGACACATTTGGAATCCGCCATGATGAAATTTACTTCCACGAAGACATCATCCCATCACAACCTGTGACGTCATACGCTGTGCTGATCAGAGGGAGCCCATGGGATGCCGGTACGTCAGTAGACGGTGGCATCGGTGAACACTTCGTTTCACGTGATGATTCTTCTAAAAGCTCCAAAAACGTTACGATAAACCGTGCTGTTTCACTCATTCACGGACTCATGAAAGCCAGAGAGTTTTATACAAGTGGAGAATTTACTCAAGATACCATGAAAAGCAGAGCTCTTTCGATGCAGTGGTACAACTACATATTTTCGTGCTCCATGCAGTTTCTTCCGGGATCCATTGAGCGCCACAAAGCCCCTGACAGTCTTTCAAGACACATCGTTGTGATGGTGCGTGGTAACATGTACAAAGTGGAATTGATTCGCAGCGACGAAGAGGGATTTGAGAGGATCATTCCCAGCAGCCAACTTAAA caacaaatagaaaacattttacAAACTGACGCCCAGAGAGAACCGGCCACTCCGATAGCTGTTCTTACAAGTATGACTCCCTCTCAGCGATGCCAAGAAGTACAGCGCCTCAAATGCCTCAGTCAAAGAAACCGCACTAACCTCTCAGTACTCCGCGATGCTCTCTTCGTGGTGGCGATTGATCCTGACGACTTTCCACGAACAGCTAACGAAGCAATGTTCGCGCTTCATTCGGGAAACTTTGTTAATCGTTGGTATGACAAGAGTGTGCAGCTGATTGTATTCGGTAATGGAGTGGCGGGATTTGTCAATAACTATTTGGCGGGAATGACAGGCACAGTAGGAACGAACTTTGTGCGCATCGCTGTAGAAAATGAACGCATGCGTGATGAAAGTACGGCTGAGG ACACCGATGACACCACGATTTGGCCAGAACCATATCCTATCATCTGGGATGACACAGCGGATGGATACTTCGAACGAAAAGTTACCAGCACGATTAACGCCAGTCGAAGATCCGGTCCGTTCAAACCGCTGTCTCAAGATGTGTTCAGAATATGTCCTGGGTTCAGTTTTGACGAGCTGTGTAAGACCCAAGGTGTTACCCCAGGTGGTGCCTTTCAGGCTGGAATGCAGTTGGCGCTGGCAAAGATTTCTGGTAGATACATGAGTATGAATGAAGTCGTCAGTATAAG GCACTTCCGTTTTGGCGGAATGACGTTCATGGACAGCAGCATGGCGGATATGAAAGAGTTTATCGCGAAAGCCCTCCAATCAGGTGACAGCATTCAAAACATGACAAACCAGGAACGCCTATCGCTTAAATGTCTGTTGAAGAAAGCGATTGAAAGTTACAAGAACGAGGTCTTGGCTTACAAGAAAGGCGAAATCAGTCTATGGCATCTTGACTCTCTGTACAGGAATATGGGACTAGTAAACCGCCTTCCATTTAGAAATTACCCAGAATTAGATCTGAAAACAAAGTTGAAGCAACTTGTAACTGTTGTTCTTAGATCACGGCTGATCAATATATTGCCGCCACAAGTAGCAGAAAACGTGACCTCCAATCCCTGCTGGTATCCAGAGATAGAGGCTATTGGGAGGCCAGGGGTCAAGTGCATTCTGCCACCGACGTCAATGGCGTTGCATTACATGTTTGGGAGAAATGCGATTTCCATCACCGTAAATGCAAATGCTGGACATCCTTGTTACAAAAACGAGGAAAAGTTTGTCGTGGAACTCGAGCGGTGTTTGCAATTCGTCAAAGATTTGCTAAATACCGAATAA